Proteins from a single region of Chengkuizengella sediminis:
- a CDS encoding replication-associated recombination protein A, whose translation MDLFSYNESEQPTQQLLADRMRPQILDEYIGQEHIVGEGKLLRRAIEADQITSIILYGPPGVGKTTLANIISNQTNGDFVQLNAVEASVKDVREVIENAKMSKRMYDKKTILFLDEVHRFNKSRQDALLPAVEQGIIILIGATTENPFHHVNGALLSRSTLFELQTLTYEHSLEAMRRALTNEGKGLGTLPVLVDEDALLHIAHMANGDIRRSLNALELAVMTTHPNPNGKIHVTLEVAEESIRRPTIKADESTQYDVLSAFHKSIRGSSDAALFWFVYAVEKLGMDPMVFIRRLIVASSEDIGLANPQAMVQSVTAMEAYQKIGWPESRYIISQAILFAVESPKSNAIPNALSKIAHLLENLKSAEVPLHLRDTHYKGSEELGHKGYQYPHDYPGHYVKQQYLPDKIKNQTLYEATEQGMEEKIKVNQKNRRSKP comes from the coding sequence ATGGATTTATTTTCATATAACGAATCAGAGCAACCTACACAACAATTATTAGCAGATCGAATGCGACCGCAAATTTTAGATGAGTATATCGGTCAAGAACATATCGTTGGTGAAGGAAAGTTGCTTCGAAGAGCGATTGAAGCAGATCAAATCACTTCAATTATTTTATACGGACCTCCGGGTGTAGGAAAAACAACACTCGCAAATATCATTTCAAATCAAACCAATGGGGATTTTGTTCAACTAAACGCTGTAGAGGCATCTGTTAAAGATGTGCGGGAAGTGATTGAAAACGCAAAAATGAGCAAACGAATGTATGACAAAAAAACGATTCTTTTTTTAGATGAAGTACATCGCTTTAATAAATCAAGGCAAGATGCTCTTTTACCAGCAGTGGAGCAAGGGATTATCATATTGATTGGAGCAACAACAGAAAACCCGTTTCATCATGTCAATGGTGCATTGCTTTCTAGATCCACTTTATTTGAATTACAAACATTAACATATGAACATTCGTTAGAAGCTATGAGACGAGCTTTGACCAATGAGGGGAAAGGCTTAGGAACTCTCCCTGTCCTAGTTGATGAGGATGCGCTACTGCATATTGCACATATGGCAAATGGCGATATACGAAGATCCTTAAATGCTTTAGAACTAGCAGTCATGACAACACATCCCAATCCAAATGGGAAAATACATGTAACACTTGAAGTAGCAGAGGAATCGATTCGGCGCCCGACGATCAAAGCTGATGAGTCCACACAATATGATGTTTTGTCCGCTTTTCATAAAAGTATTAGAGGTTCAAGTGATGCAGCATTGTTTTGGTTTGTATACGCAGTTGAAAAGTTAGGTATGGATCCGATGGTATTTATCCGTAGATTGATTGTAGCTAGTAGTGAGGATATCGGATTAGCAAACCCGCAAGCTATGGTACAATCTGTAACAGCTATGGAGGCTTATCAAAAGATAGGATGGCCTGAGTCAAGATATATCATTTCCCAGGCAATTTTATTTGCAGTAGAGAGTCCTAAATCGAATGCGATTCCGAATGCTCTTTCGAAAATAGCACATTTATTAGAAAATTTAAAATCAGCAGAAGTTCCTTTACATTTAAGAGACACACATTATAAAGGATCAGAAGAATTAGGGCATAAAGGATATCAGTATCCACATGATTACCCCGGACATTATGTGAAACAACAGTACTTACCTGATAAAATTAAAAATCAAACGCTCTATGAAGCTACAGAGCAGGGGATGGAAGAGAAAATCAAAGTAAATCAAAAAAATCGTAGAAGTAAACCGTAG
- a CDS encoding DUF6143 family protein: protein MNKKNKIKPVVNIINPAFQSSKGKAFAGTTTPLNFGGNRSAWGRLFNPPNSKINLFLSFFSLSNFSKTPISGQLYFSSTPPGRIFSSRDVRNINLNFNNSPNGKIQFNPSVRGKPIGGNRVAFRRFPPNSTTPGFRIDGRAVVAPGTSIILFLTSSKPVKATIEFEWWESKKIFNN, encoded by the coding sequence ATGAATAAAAAAAATAAAATAAAACCAGTTGTTAATATCATAAATCCAGCCTTTCAATCTTCAAAAGGTAAAGCCTTTGCTGGAACAACTACACCGCTTAATTTTGGAGGAAACAGATCTGCCTGGGGACGTTTATTCAATCCACCAAACTCTAAAATAAATTTATTTCTCTCTTTTTTTTCCCTTAGTAACTTCTCAAAAACTCCTATCTCTGGTCAATTATATTTCTCTTCTACTCCTCCAGGTAGAATATTTAGCTCAAGAGATGTTAGGAATATAAATCTGAATTTTAATAATTCACCTAACGGGAAGATTCAATTTAATCCATCTGTAAGAGGAAAACCAATCGGCGGTAATAGAGTTGCATTTAGACGATTTCCACCTAATAGTACAACGCCAGGATTTAGAATAGATGGTAGAGCAGTTGTTGCTCCTGGAACATCAATTATTTTATTCTTAACAAGTAGTAAGCCAGTAAAAGCAACAATTGAATTTGAATGGTGGGAAAGTAAGAAGATTTTTAATAATTAA
- a CDS encoding helix-turn-helix transcriptional regulator, with amino-acid sequence MGKCLISNNIRRLRFFHDEITQKQLAEKVGVTRQTIVAIENGKYSPSLELAFRIAHVFNSPLEEVFSFSLVDDNKNNPPK; translated from the coding sequence ATGGGTAAATGTCTGATTAGTAACAATATTCGTAGATTACGTTTTTTCCATGATGAAATAACCCAAAAACAATTAGCTGAAAAAGTAGGTGTAACACGACAAACCATCGTAGCCATCGAAAATGGAAAATACTCCCCTTCTCTTGAATTAGCCTTTCGCATTGCTCATGTTTTCAACTCACCTTTGGAAGAGGTATTTTCATTCTCATTAGTGGATGATAACAAAAATAACCCACCAAAGTGA
- a CDS encoding GNAT family N-acetyltransferase: MIKFDYLSETKRLFIRPLQERDYKNWLNEFNNRLPSQHKYDVGRIDMSECTREWFTNLVENHQQIAINDIAHVFAVFRKDDGKHLGTVDFSTLARGDFQWARIGYTIHNQYWQKGYGKEAVSEALHIAFKKLNFHRVEAHINLDNSASIHLAKSVGMEFECIRKGFIFEHDEWTDHRVYYINSMKQ, translated from the coding sequence TTGATAAAATTTGATTATCTTTCAGAAACAAAAAGATTATTCATTAGACCTTTACAAGAAAGGGACTATAAGAATTGGCTAAATGAATTTAATAATAGACTTCCTTCTCAACACAAATACGATGTGGGAAGAATCGATATGAGTGAATGTACTAGAGAGTGGTTTACTAATTTGGTGGAAAATCATCAACAAATAGCAATAAATGATATAGCTCACGTATTTGCTGTCTTTCGGAAAGATGATGGAAAACATTTAGGTACTGTAGACTTTTCCACTTTGGCAAGAGGTGATTTTCAATGGGCTAGAATCGGTTACACCATTCATAATCAGTATTGGCAAAAAGGTTATGGTAAAGAGGCGGTAAGTGAAGCACTTCATATTGCCTTTAAAAAATTGAATTTTCATCGTGTTGAAGCACATATAAATTTGGATAATTCAGCTTCTATTCATTTAGCAAAAAGTGTAGGTATGGAGTTTGAATGTATAAGGAAAGGTTTTATTTTTGAACATGATGAGTGGACAGATCATCGGGTCTATTATATAAATTCAATGAAACAATAA
- a CDS encoding SDR family oxidoreductase produces the protein MYPQYPYYGYKKEIRRVPITFPPQHQNVHPGLEFLMVPRPISEDPNYRSGYKLHNKVAIITGGDSGIGRAIAIAFAKEGADITIVYLNEHRDAAETKHRVEKLGRKCLAISADLRKEETSKLVIKQTIDTFEKLDILINNAGDVYASNSILDISSEQLEHTFRTNIFSMFYMAKAALPYLKNGSSIINTASIVAFQGGKNSIDYSASKGAVVAFTRSLSSSLVQQGIRVNSVAPGPIWTPLIPSAFSAEQVTEYGLSSPMNRAGQPFELAPAYVYLASDDSRYVTGQSIHVNGGNILNT, from the coding sequence TTGTACCCACAATATCCTTATTACGGATATAAAAAAGAAATCAGAAGGGTTCCCATTACATTTCCACCTCAGCATCAAAATGTCCACCCAGGTTTAGAATTTTTAATGGTACCAAGACCCATATCTGAAGATCCAAATTATAGAAGTGGTTATAAGTTACATAATAAAGTTGCCATCATTACGGGTGGTGACAGTGGGATTGGAAGAGCTATAGCCATCGCCTTTGCAAAAGAAGGTGCGGATATAACAATCGTTTATTTGAATGAACATCGAGACGCTGCCGAAACAAAACATAGAGTGGAAAAATTAGGACGTAAATGTTTAGCTATCAGTGCAGATTTACGTAAGGAAGAAACATCAAAGCTAGTGATTAAACAAACGATTGACACGTTTGAAAAACTGGACATTCTTATTAATAATGCTGGTGATGTATATGCATCTAATAGCATTCTCGATATTTCATCTGAGCAACTTGAGCATACATTTAGAACGAACATTTTTTCAATGTTTTATATGGCAAAAGCCGCCCTCCCCTATTTGAAAAATGGCAGTTCTATTATTAATACTGCTTCCATTGTAGCTTTTCAAGGAGGAAAAAACTCCATAGATTATTCTGCCTCAAAAGGAGCGGTTGTTGCTTTCACACGTTCACTTTCCTCTTCCTTAGTCCAACAAGGAATTAGAGTGAATAGTGTGGCTCCAGGACCAATCTGGACACCTCTTATTCCATCGGCCTTTTCTGCCGAACAAGTAACTGAATATGGTTTATCTTCACCGATGAATCGTGCCGGGCAGCCTTTTGAGCTTGCACCTGCATATGTATACCTAGCATCAGACGACTCCAGATATGTTACAGGTCAAAGCATTCATGTAAATGGTGGAAACATATTAAATACTTGA
- a CDS encoding NUDIX domain-containing protein has product MRIRNSAKAIIISGDKVLLTKNQDNEGYFYLFPGGGQEHGETIHSALIRECIEEVGKEVEIGELLHLREYIGKNHEYSSFDFNVHQVEYYFVCNLVNEMNNYKTPTNPDTDQVGIEWIHINDLLEYRIYPKELRKYIMKHFNNEKCPVYLGDIN; this is encoded by the coding sequence ATGAGAATTAGAAATTCAGCAAAAGCTATTATAATTAGTGGAGATAAGGTTTTGTTAACAAAAAATCAAGATAATGAGGGGTATTTTTATCTTTTTCCTGGTGGTGGACAGGAACATGGTGAAACAATTCATAGCGCATTAATAAGAGAGTGTATTGAAGAAGTTGGAAAAGAAGTAGAAATAGGAGAACTACTTCATCTTCGTGAATATATAGGGAAAAACCACGAGTATTCTTCATTCGATTTTAATGTTCACCAAGTTGAATATTATTTTGTTTGCAACCTAGTAAATGAAATGAACAATTATAAAACACCTACCAATCCAGATACCGACCAAGTAGGAATAGAATGGATACATATTAATGATTTACTTGAATATAGAATATATCCCAAAGAACTAAGAAAATATATTATGAAGCATTTTAATAATGAAAAGTGTCCGGTTTATTTAGGAGATATTAATTAA
- a CDS encoding cysteine desulfurase family protein yields MHNIYLDHAAATPLHPEVFDVMVPFMKEHYGNPSSLHSYGRSAKIALDSSRDSIASHLNCSPNEIIFTSGGTESVNLAIMGIIAASKQKPVHVITTQIEHRAVLSTCQQLEDLGHAVTYLPIDKTGLVSIEDLNKAIKPETVLISINYGNNEVGTLQPIEEIGGLAREKGIYFHVDAVQTLGKIMINLLDLPVDLMSFSGHKINGPKGIGLLYVNKKVHILPNIYGGNQERKRRGGTENLAAIVGFSKAIELSVHNVNKNQKILNDLRSLLIEELSKELGHEGFVINGHPIKRLPHILNVSFQQMNKETLLMNFDIEGVAASSGSACTSGSIKDSHVLDAMDISPELKKGAIRFSLGINNTKKEMITAAKKIGTIVNRLRSK; encoded by the coding sequence ATGCATAATATTTATTTAGACCATGCTGCAGCGACTCCGCTGCACCCTGAAGTTTTTGATGTCATGGTACCGTTTATGAAAGAGCATTATGGAAATCCTTCGAGTCTTCATTCTTATGGCAGGAGTGCCAAAATTGCTTTGGATTCATCTCGTGACTCCATAGCATCTCATTTAAATTGCAGTCCAAATGAGATTATTTTTACAAGTGGTGGAACAGAAAGTGTTAATTTAGCAATTATGGGTATTATAGCAGCAAGTAAACAAAAACCTGTACATGTGATAACAACTCAGATTGAGCATCGAGCTGTATTAAGTACTTGCCAACAACTTGAAGATCTAGGACATGCCGTCACTTACCTTCCCATTGACAAGACTGGTTTAGTTTCAATTGAGGATTTGAATAAAGCAATCAAACCTGAAACAGTGTTAATTAGTATCAACTATGGAAACAACGAAGTTGGAACACTACAACCGATTGAGGAAATCGGTGGTTTGGCGCGTGAAAAAGGAATTTATTTTCATGTAGATGCTGTACAAACATTGGGTAAAATAATGATTAACCTTTTAGATCTTCCTGTTGATCTTATGAGTTTTTCTGGACATAAAATTAATGGACCAAAAGGTATTGGTTTATTGTATGTAAATAAAAAAGTCCATATACTTCCTAATATATATGGTGGAAACCAAGAACGTAAACGTCGTGGAGGCACGGAAAATCTTGCAGCCATTGTAGGTTTTTCTAAGGCGATTGAGCTTTCCGTTCATAATGTAAATAAAAATCAGAAAATTCTAAATGATTTAAGATCACTGTTGATTGAAGAGTTAAGTAAAGAATTAGGACATGAAGGATTTGTTATTAATGGTCATCCTATCAAAAGATTGCCGCATATTTTAAATGTAAGTTTTCAACAAATGAACAAGGAAACGTTGTTGATGAATTTTGATATTGAAGGAGTTGCAGCTTCTAGTGGGTCTGCTTGCACATCTGGTTCTATAAAGGACTCGCATGTATTAGATGCGATGGATATTTCTCCCGAATTGAAAAAAGGAGCTATTCGTTTTAGCTTGGGTATAAATAATACAAAAAAAGAAATGATAACAGCTGCAAAAAAAATTGGAACCATTGTAAATCGTTTACGTAGTAAGTAG
- a CDS encoding AI-2E family transporter — MERFLNNRFFIILIYILLIMVALFMLLQIKPMIIGIYNFVSAVLAPFIIAMIISYVLNPIVNLLSVRKVPRTLAVLLIYAVFVTSITVILMNLIPMFMKQLKELNEHLPELTATVQKWLDYVYENRFFPESVRLGVTNSLMNFENNIGKEVSQLISDIGSYINMMFLAFIVPFLAFYMLKDFKLIEKGSLAIIPSKHRKQTVRLLINIDEALGNYIRGQFLVCVVVGILAYIGYWVIGMPYALLLASVVAIFNIIPYLGPFFGAAPAIVMAATISFKMVLFVAIVNIIVQILEGNVISPQIVGRTLHLHPMSIIFALLVGGELAGVVGLILAVPVFAVIKVIVHHVFDYYVQRKKT, encoded by the coding sequence ATGGAACGTTTTCTAAACAATCGGTTTTTTATCATATTAATTTATATTTTGTTAATCATGGTTGCTTTGTTTATGCTGTTGCAAATCAAACCAATGATTATTGGCATATATAATTTTGTTAGTGCTGTTTTAGCACCATTTATTATCGCAATGATTATTTCGTATGTATTGAATCCAATAGTTAATTTACTTAGCGTGCGTAAAGTCCCAAGAACATTAGCTGTTTTACTTATTTACGCAGTATTTGTTACTTCAATTACCGTAATATTAATGAATTTAATCCCGATGTTTATGAAACAATTGAAAGAACTGAATGAACATTTACCCGAATTAACTGCCACGGTACAAAAATGGCTAGATTATGTATATGAAAATCGCTTTTTTCCTGAATCTGTTCGTCTTGGTGTAACAAATTCACTTATGAATTTTGAAAATAATATTGGTAAAGAAGTTTCTCAACTTATTAGTGATATAGGAAGTTATATTAATATGATGTTTCTTGCCTTCATCGTTCCGTTCTTAGCTTTTTATATGTTAAAAGACTTTAAGTTAATTGAAAAAGGTTCTTTAGCCATCATTCCAAGTAAACACCGAAAGCAAACAGTTCGTTTATTAATCAATATTGATGAGGCATTAGGAAATTACATACGAGGGCAGTTTTTAGTTTGTGTCGTAGTAGGTATATTAGCGTATATTGGATATTGGGTTATTGGTATGCCTTATGCTCTACTATTAGCAAGTGTTGTTGCTATTTTTAACATCATTCCTTATTTAGGGCCATTTTTTGGTGCGGCACCTGCGATCGTAATGGCAGCCACTATTTCTTTTAAAATGGTTTTATTCGTTGCCATTGTAAATATTATTGTTCAAATATTAGAGGGAAATGTAATATCACCTCAGATCGTAGGCAGGACTTTACATTTACATCCAATGTCTATTATTTTTGCTTTGCTAGTAGGGGGGGAATTGGCAGGTGTCGTAGGATTGATCTTAGCAGTTCCTGTTTTTGCTGTTATTAAGGTAATTGTACACCATGTTTTTGACTATTATGTTCAGCGAAAAAAAACATAA
- a CDS encoding NAD(P)-dependent alcohol dehydrogenase, whose protein sequence is MKAIVYEKYGSPDVLQLKEVTKPSPKDNEVLIRIYETIVTSVDCINRKGTPLIIRLFNGFTKPNNTMPGSYPSGEIEAVGKNVKLFKKGDRVFGFTGSSLGAHAEYKCLPEEGVIGLKPTNITYGEAAAVLYGALTALIFLRDKIKIHKGQKILIIGAAGGIGTFAVQLAKYFGAEVTGICSTKNLDLVKSLGADHVIDYTTEDFTKSSQTYDYIFDTVGKSSFFRCKSSLKQNGVYLLTIPTLSIMLQMLWTSKFSSKKAVFAATSFSWTQNDLNFLIELIESSKLKSVIDRSYPLEQIAEAHKYVEQGHKKGNVVITL, encoded by the coding sequence ATGAAAGCAATTGTTTATGAAAAATATGGTTCTCCGGATGTACTTCAGCTAAAAGAGGTAACTAAACCTTCACCCAAGGACAATGAAGTACTAATAAGGATTTATGAGACAATCGTAACGTCTGTGGACTGCATCAACCGAAAGGGTACCCCATTAATCATAAGATTATTTAATGGTTTTACAAAACCAAATAATACAATGCCTGGGTCTTACCCTTCCGGAGAAATTGAAGCAGTCGGAAAAAATGTGAAGTTATTCAAAAAAGGTGATCGAGTTTTTGGATTTACCGGTAGCAGTTTAGGGGCTCATGCTGAGTACAAATGTCTTCCAGAAGAAGGTGTGATTGGGTTAAAACCAACCAATATAACTTATGGGGAAGCTGCCGCCGTCCTTTATGGAGCATTAACAGCATTGATTTTTCTTAGAGATAAAATAAAAATTCATAAGGGACAAAAAATCCTTATCATTGGTGCTGCCGGAGGAATAGGTACTTTTGCAGTTCAGCTTGCCAAGTACTTTGGAGCAGAAGTCACTGGGATATGCAGCACTAAGAATTTAGATTTAGTGAAGTCTTTGGGAGCCGACCATGTTATTGATTACACAACAGAGGATTTTACCAAAAGCAGTCAGACCTATGACTATATTTTTGACACGGTAGGTAAGAGTTCATTTTTTCGTTGTAAAAGCTCATTAAAGCAAAATGGAGTCTATCTGTTAACGATCCCTACATTGTCAATTATGCTTCAAATGTTATGGACTTCAAAATTTAGCAGTAAAAAAGCAGTATTTGCAGCAACAAGCTTTTCATGGACGCAAAATGATTTAAATTTCTTAATAGAACTTATTGAATCAAGTAAACTAAAATCTGTAATTGATAGAAGTTATCCGTTGGAGCAAATTGCAGAGGCTCACAAATATGTTGAACAAGGACACAAAAAGGGGAATGTAGTTATAACTCTATAA
- a CDS encoding helix-turn-helix domain-containing protein, translating into MDKKILYAIVYLGICMMISAWLISNAMHTNNQPEKQLLTKIELGKYLGLEKEALDKIVPEINPNEVHTLLDIPSIRINNLYYFPKKAIDEWLLTGERSFYENYDFDDFFDPMSNK; encoded by the coding sequence TTGGATAAAAAAATACTTTATGCTATTGTGTATCTTGGCATTTGTATGATGATTAGTGCTTGGCTTATTTCTAATGCAATGCATACAAATAACCAACCTGAAAAACAACTATTAACTAAAATAGAATTAGGAAAATACCTAGGATTAGAAAAAGAAGCTCTTGATAAAATCGTACCTGAAATTAATCCAAATGAAGTGCACACTTTACTTGATATTCCATCTATAAGAATAAATAATCTATATTATTTTCCTAAGAAAGCAATAGATGAGTGGTTACTTACAGGAGAAAGAAGTTTTTATGAAAATTATGATTTTGATGATTTCTTTGATCCTATGTCTAATAAATGA
- the cymR gene encoding cysteine metabolism transcriptional regulator CymR, with protein sequence MKISTKGRYGLTIMMELASNYGEGPISLKSIAEKHRLSEHYLEQLVAPLRNSGLVKSIRGAYGGYQCSKPPEDITAGDVIRVLEGPISPVDFTEEDDPAKRDLWINIRDSIAKVLDSTTLANLIHYQDQGDEHESNMFYI encoded by the coding sequence TTGAAAATTTCTACTAAAGGTCGTTATGGACTTACAATCATGATGGAATTGGCTTCAAATTATGGAGAAGGACCAATCTCACTTAAAAGTATAGCTGAAAAGCATCGATTATCAGAGCATTATTTAGAGCAATTGGTGGCGCCATTAAGAAACTCTGGTTTAGTCAAGAGCATTCGTGGAGCATATGGAGGTTATCAGTGTTCTAAACCACCAGAAGATATAACAGCAGGGGATGTAATTCGTGTATTAGAAGGACCCATTAGTCCGGTTGACTTTACAGAAGAAGATGATCCTGCAAAAAGAGATCTTTGGATCAATATTCGAGACAGTATTGCAAAGGTATTAGATTCAACTACTTTGGCAAATCTAATCCATTATCAAGATCAAGGAGATGAACATGAGAGTAACATGTTCTATATTTAA
- the mnmA gene encoding tRNA 2-thiouridine(34) synthase MnmA, giving the protein MSNKGTRVVVGMSGGVDSSVTALLLKQQGYEVIGVFMKNWDDTDEFGHCTAEEDAEDVRRVCAQIDIPFYTVNFEKEYSDKVFSYFLDEYKKGRTPNPDVMCNREIKFGDFLNKALELGADYIATGHYARLERENGQHTLLRGVDNNKDQSYFLSKLNQKQLSKAMFPIGHLPKQEVRKIAEESGLATAKKKDSTGVCFIGERNFKAFLSEYLPAQPGDMKTFEGDVVGRHDGLMYYTLGQRKGLGIGGKGSGEPWFVADKDLKNNVLYVVQGEQHPSLYSKGLIASDAVWISDVAPDTPLKCTAKFRYRQQDQGITVTAIKDGQVHIQFDEPQKAVTPGQAVVFYQDEVCLGGATIDHVLK; this is encoded by the coding sequence ATGTCTAACAAAGGAACTCGCGTCGTAGTGGGTATGTCAGGAGGCGTTGATTCTTCAGTCACAGCATTATTATTAAAACAACAAGGTTACGAAGTCATTGGTGTGTTCATGAAAAATTGGGATGATACTGATGAATTTGGACATTGTACAGCAGAAGAAGATGCTGAGGATGTAAGAAGAGTTTGTGCACAAATTGATATTCCATTTTACACTGTGAATTTTGAAAAAGAATATAGTGATAAAGTATTTTCTTACTTCTTAGATGAATACAAAAAAGGACGTACTCCAAATCCTGACGTTATGTGTAATCGAGAGATTAAATTTGGAGACTTTTTAAATAAAGCACTTGAATTAGGTGCAGATTATATTGCCACAGGTCACTATGCCCGTCTAGAACGAGAAAATGGGCAACATACTCTATTACGTGGTGTTGATAATAATAAAGATCAAAGTTATTTTTTGAGTAAATTAAATCAAAAACAGCTCTCAAAAGCGATGTTTCCGATAGGACATCTACCAAAACAAGAGGTTCGTAAAATTGCGGAAGAATCAGGGCTAGCAACGGCCAAGAAAAAAGATAGTACTGGGGTTTGTTTTATAGGGGAAAGGAATTTCAAAGCGTTTTTAAGTGAATATCTTCCTGCTCAACCAGGTGATATGAAAACATTTGAAGGTGATGTGGTCGGGCGACATGATGGATTGATGTATTATACGTTAGGTCAGCGTAAAGGATTAGGTATTGGAGGAAAAGGTTCAGGTGAACCTTGGTTTGTAGCTGATAAAGATTTAAAAAACAATGTTCTTTATGTAGTACAAGGAGAGCAGCATCCTAGTTTATATTCCAAAGGACTCATTGCCTCTGATGCAGTTTGGATCAGTGATGTAGCCCCTGATACTCCTCTAAAATGTACAGCTAAGTTTCGTTATAGACAACAGGATCAAGGGATTACAGTAACTGCAATCAAAGATGGTCAAGTTCATATACAATTTGATGAGCCCCAAAAAGCAGTTACTCCTGGACAGGCAGTTGTATTTTATCAAGATGAAGTATGTTTAGGTGGAGCAACCATTGATCATGTCTTGAAGTAA
- a CDS encoding bifunctional 4-hydroxy-2-oxoglutarate aldolase/2-dehydro-3-deoxy-phosphogluconate aldolase — MTLFNLLKQEKIIAILRGYSIEEATLTVDALIEGGIRFLEVTMNTEGALKMVHQWRKAYAHRAYIGTGTVLDESMAKEVIQVGAQFIITPSLDERVVEVALKNGVDIWPGTFTPSEIVRASKLGVEAVKIFPLASIGISYLKEIQGPLSHIPMIATGGVTLENIQEYFKAGATAVGIGSSLVNKKLIQTGQFHELTELAREFVNKVK; from the coding sequence ATGACTCTTTTTAACCTATTGAAGCAAGAAAAAATCATTGCCATCCTAAGAGGTTATTCCATTGAAGAAGCTACTCTGACAGTAGATGCATTAATTGAAGGTGGAATCCGTTTTTTAGAAGTAACGATGAATACAGAAGGTGCTTTGAAAATGGTACATCAATGGAGAAAAGCTTATGCTCATAGAGCATACATTGGTACGGGTACGGTATTAGATGAGAGTATGGCTAAAGAAGTCATTCAAGTAGGTGCACAATTTATTATTACACCTAGTTTAGATGAAAGAGTAGTCGAAGTAGCGCTAAAAAATGGAGTAGATATTTGGCCAGGAACCTTTACGCCTTCAGAAATTGTACGAGCTTCAAAGTTAGGGGTCGAAGCGGTCAAAATATTCCCATTAGCTAGTATTGGTATTTCTTATTTAAAAGAAATTCAGGGACCTCTAAGCCACATTCCAATGATTGCAACGGGTGGGGTTACACTAGAAAACATTCAAGAATATTTTAAAGCAGGGGCTACTGCTGTTGGGATTGGTAGCAGCCTTGTAAATAAAAAACTCATTCAAACAGGACAATTTCATGAATTAACGGAGCTAGCAAGAGAGTTTGTAAACAAAGTTAAATGA
- a CDS encoding PRC-barrel domain-containing protein — MHKAKDIIGLPVIEIEKGEQTGSVKDFLLNNNWEIQAIILEGKHWFSSTRIVEWENIISIGKDAVTIQNEEVIQQLDDVSNQFHPLYDGEKKILGLPILTVNGHELGMVDDVYFGGKLGRKIIGYELTDGLISDIQDGRKWLPAPIQITVGKDAIIVPVQSEQDLVDSWINSKG; from the coding sequence TTGCATAAAGCCAAAGATATAATTGGACTACCCGTCATTGAGATTGAGAAGGGTGAGCAAACAGGCTCTGTAAAAGATTTTCTACTTAACAATAATTGGGAAATTCAAGCAATCATTTTAGAAGGAAAACATTGGTTTTCTTCAACTAGAATTGTGGAATGGGAAAATATAATTTCCATTGGTAAAGATGCTGTAACCATACAAAATGAAGAGGTTATTCAGCAGCTAGATGATGTATCTAATCAGTTTCATCCTTTATACGATGGAGAGAAAAAAATACTGGGTCTTCCAATTTTAACGGTGAATGGTCATGAATTAGGAATGGTTGATGATGTTTATTTTGGTGGGAAATTGGGAAGAAAAATAATAGGATATGAATTAACAGATGGTTTAATCTCAGATATACAGGATGGAAGAAAGTGGCTGCCTGCTCCTATACAAATAACCGTAGGAAAAGACGCAATAATCGTTCCTGTTCAGAGTGAACAAGATCTGGTGGATTCATGGATTAATTCGAAGGGATAG